In one Phosphitispora fastidiosa genomic region, the following are encoded:
- a CDS encoding O-antigen ligase family protein, which translates to MLWWKERSLTDRFVVTLLSLLMLYPGIDYILRSVLPIPVFGSLWDELTLITLLTLLGLKLIFSPPERSTGTTRVMGLVMAAGLALLALNLTDLKINIEGYRAMFQYMLVFFTAFYLIHKNEDAKLLLTVAVILGTVLAVHGIWQYIVGVPMPGRWVDAGEAVRTRAFSIINSPNALAGQMAFLAPIALGLAASEKTWPKRLLWLAAAGLLVLCLLFTGTRGAWLAFAFALAVIGVIFDRRLLAAGVVAVILIVLFVPAVSNRISYLFTPEYMSKSAASGRIKRWLDAYDQMTLEPLFGTGLGHYGGAVADRAFGTPSVDNYYMKTLAETGLVGLGLFLWLVGTVLHQGYRAWQALADPRWRYAAAGIFTGLLAVLFHSGVENIFEIPYLSTYFWLAAGLLAGMPYNDAEAGGAANE; encoded by the coding sequence ATGCTCTGGTGGAAAGAACGCTCACTGACAGACAGGTTTGTGGTTACCCTGCTTTCCCTGCTGATGCTTTACCCCGGTATAGACTATATACTGCGCAGTGTTTTGCCCATCCCGGTTTTTGGCTCACTATGGGACGAGCTTACCCTGATTACCCTGTTGACACTACTTGGTCTTAAGCTTATTTTCAGTCCCCCGGAAAGGTCAACCGGGACTACCAGAGTGATGGGTCTCGTCATGGCAGCCGGCCTGGCTCTTTTAGCGCTAAATCTGACTGACCTGAAAATCAATATCGAAGGCTACCGGGCTATGTTCCAGTATATGCTGGTGTTTTTCACCGCCTTTTACCTGATACATAAAAACGAAGATGCCAAACTGCTGCTGACAGTTGCTGTCATTTTAGGGACGGTACTCGCTGTCCACGGCATCTGGCAGTACATTGTCGGCGTCCCCATGCCCGGTCGCTGGGTGGATGCCGGTGAAGCCGTGCGTACCAGGGCTTTTTCCATCATCAACAGCCCTAATGCCCTGGCAGGCCAAATGGCATTTCTGGCCCCAATCGCTCTGGGACTGGCAGCATCGGAAAAAACCTGGCCGAAAAGACTGTTGTGGCTGGCTGCTGCCGGTTTACTGGTGCTGTGCCTGCTGTTTACCGGGACCCGGGGGGCTTGGCTGGCTTTTGCCTTTGCACTGGCAGTAATCGGGGTTATTTTCGACCGGCGTCTGCTGGCTGCCGGGGTTGTAGCTGTAATTCTGATAGTTCTGTTCGTACCGGCTGTCAGTAACCGGATTTCTTACCTTTTTACTCCTGAATATATGTCCAAAAGCGCTGCCAGCGGCCGTATCAAAAGGTGGCTGGACGCTTATGACCAGATGACCCTTGAGCCCCTGTTCGGCACAGGCCTGGGACATTACGGCGGCGCTGTGGCTGACCGGGCTTTTGGGACCCCTTCGGTTGACAATTACTATATGAAAACCCTTGCCGAAACAGGGTTGGTCGGCCTGGGGCTGTTTCTCTGGCTGGTAGGCACAGTCCTGCACCAGGGTTATCGCGCCTGGCAGGCACTGGCTGATCCACGCTGGCGTTATGCCGCCGCTGGAATTTTTACCGGTCTCCTGGCAGTACTGTTTCACAGCGGGGTTGAGAACATATTTGAAATACCCTATTTGAGTACATATTTCTGGCTGGCGGCAGGCCTCCTGGCAGGAATGCCTTATAATGATGCCGAGGCAGGAGGTGCCGCCAATGAATAG